The Polycladomyces zharkentensis genome window below encodes:
- a CDS encoding ABC transporter ATP-binding protein, with the protein MAVKLEVKDLAFAYDRQLIIENLSLRVNQGEFVSLIGPSGSGKSTLFYLIGGIYKPKRGEILLDGKPIHGKKGHIAYMPQQPSLFPWRTIEQNVRLAQELNGHVDPSHVQRLLKKAGLDHVAKRYPHELSGGMQQRAAFIRALASKQELLCLDEPFGALDALTRTHMQQWLLTVLETERRTILFITHSIEEALLLSDRIYVLSRQPMRVLREISVPYSRGDRFSLRGTADWMALHREIESLLLPK; encoded by the coding sequence ATGGCCGTGAAGCTTGAGGTGAAAGACCTGGCTTTTGCCTATGACCGACAATTGATCATAGAAAATCTTTCGCTCCGGGTCAATCAAGGGGAATTCGTCTCTTTGATCGGCCCTTCCGGGAGTGGGAAAAGCACGCTTTTTTATCTCATCGGCGGGATATACAAGCCGAAACGGGGAGAAATTTTGCTCGACGGCAAACCCATCCACGGGAAAAAAGGGCATATCGCTTACATGCCCCAACAACCCTCCCTGTTTCCCTGGCGCACGATTGAACAAAATGTCCGATTGGCCCAAGAGCTGAATGGTCACGTTGATCCTTCGCATGTGCAGCGTTTGTTAAAAAAGGCGGGGCTTGACCATGTGGCCAAACGTTATCCGCATGAGCTGAGCGGCGGCATGCAACAGCGCGCCGCGTTTATCCGTGCCCTGGCCAGCAAACAGGAGCTATTATGCCTGGATGAACCGTTCGGCGCGCTTGACGCTCTTACCCGCACCCATATGCAGCAATGGCTGTTAACCGTTTTGGAAACGGAACGGCGAACGATTCTTTTCATCACCCACAGCATTGAAGAAGCGCTCCTTCTGTCTGACCGCATTTATGTCCTAAGCCGGCAGCCGATGCGGGTGCTTCGGGAGATCTCCGTGCCATATTCCCGCGGTGACCGCTTCTCCTTGCGTGGGACAGCCGATTGGATGGCGCTGCACCGGGAAATTGAAAGCCTCCTCTTGCCAAAGTAA